A stretch of Monomorium pharaonis isolate MP-MQ-018 chromosome 7, ASM1337386v2, whole genome shotgun sequence DNA encodes these proteins:
- the LOC105835143 gene encoding protein PRRC2C isoform X3, with amino-acid sequence MSTLSGIVSKGEKGKSKFQSLDINSLYRGESLEPHQQKNTLPRKHGMQSLGKVPSARRPPANLPSLKSETSSSDPAVSLVPSGGSGWATTKDSTSSTTTTTTTVATSLDNTTTVSSTAQCAAGTTVSTSLHSLLPTQQNASQPPFLDQTNNKSSWSAIMSRSGDGTPIVAAVVGYAGLVGGAKGGRGALGLSFLAHQSPQFQHEFPSLSGQPSASVSTQSQTQQSSTTSNAISVAVHQSLLQQQPYSHNHSGGTPGNQQQLNRELNAQYGPGPSLRPQTEGSWIQGGSRTPGGAVPVTSAGPGNGNTPAGQALPLNIPVSGGHTQEGPGGGRQNLGQSPNMGAGPGGQHNSVNNQGSAPSSGPQIGPNLHHYRGLIPPFMYRSNFPGGFSSQFAPNSGSNNPQPRFNHPLGRFPPPLRERITEEEILTRPIIKEEDLSRMDDISRDAGWAAHDDIDYNQKLAFSDDEAESESPKNDEKKDIKEKKGDDNVDEKEKPRDRDSKELRDPPHRPWTQPMNRDYRGSNGASGAYASQSQLHSVHSLRGVEDDETWNERRRIKVEVASVVERARLRKEEEEKRFQESTKQAAAKKLQDLEQKMKEKQAKQKDEERAQSGEPKNLISVPPVPLPIPEWEREKENRERESRERSRTSSEGKDEKIIACVRDTRDNREGRDQGLTDFRQGDRDRQTFLRQQDPVRSERERERDRDREQRDSRDREQPAFSRHFQNNLPPRFQKQQAERSNANFNRISPNAERPASQAVPFSQQYDPGRWLHNYNSLTDSGMKQSMPQRRNRTDSDASAPLDDERPPSRDHRGNAPPSREDRYRHSSHRSYDSRKPGGYYDEYSRNFRDYEYDDRHPRDSWERERHFDDKERDPKENLDSRDNRDNRDVRDNRDNRDGRDVKDSRPTSRDARDLRDARDKDKKDYDNFLKDSFDEREREQRERSENPEWREERNVGQDRQLESRRDVSKEERNERPQRPDSRDSRTSRESKTSLRDDELHKLRDCSSWVNEVSDYEEKKRELYHEETRERERDRDRRQPPGPVTKEKIEADELKNEKRSLTQLKRGSSDLQEKKEQPKDSAVEMKKDTDVWNRKTERTPESRQIERGDNSPKAWADAISPTFEKEEEKIAEAAKDGKESDEIKQSSLDKPALEKREEALTEDAKEQAKDEKREKSTRNRTSSSGSRIRESRGGRQWGGTFSVYTRGWRGPESRGRRGGPRSTGKSGMSAKSGSYGHTDSENSADEISGSTESGKEDKRSARSPKPSQKVEKEERNREVSRREDKRSTEYSQTRSEKRTYDGKPSHEAFAPSGEPSRRGRGGFRIRNTATGNRMEGYGPPSSKSPFSSERNTDEKHQQNAGRQNPPTPTPEKDASLLQSTPVESTDDKIIAKQQALTAGITGRRNKSPSQQAQQPANKQDANHPTQVSNVSSQKAQMRKEESRSKRTRSGSRRGRDNREARSRGSSGNVSKQPQSDVGNEDWETTSENSEEHIEDHKESRNTRNKHFGGRAIQLTSQNAANVHSRRNEQLANRDQREKNSKSSNPASRAPGAEKRTLQNAGFSAQKNHADSIPPLMQNAQIQNGRSRSQSSTNSGAVANKPSNKDSMVNRIDEIKLSDPNLVNQALNDLNKKSQTKDKKLVDSEIETNSCTEDATSVTAEDKVDADGFQEVRSKKNVKESRHNQKEEVKPVKRDKEKERERDRSKSKSNGSQQALQQAQNIPPLLGQNIPQPANVPQKQYDNRNTRNPRLAPRFQRLVKQQQQQMCATDASDMSKLNSNNYAKDSTNSPAPPPTVNAWDKPFTSQLRSNSPSAVSTDIQLMSGLIQNDHSHEGNEINSGHSSQRNSPSGEKTGKNLKETLTEKNVSDVSSPPVQTLIFENTKYTKNTTGPTDLAVKSKFSNHMKSQQRAEKRAEIEEEGSQIQQHQQPTLSVAFSNKPNDLIKDKNQEPIQMPLSFNKNEDNSDMKLDFTFDSDLSQLTDDKSKSLGMARSMHMTGGQSTISPSTAELNLKIASVKKVWENAPPMPTVVEHEDGTSVVSSAASFPQAFESGDVEDSYSPHQPSPYNQSNIKSEITTSTNVCKLVPPQVKPQQQSSGSSGTQPGSTVPGPSPIGAGQSPIGHPPVSLQGPLSPPPFNSTGQPSHINYQEFPQYPGSQAAQYGGMSAIPSPPAVLFNTGSGQLPAQAGGLYGAFQLDQSRSPFTQYAPYAPSLQSSFSQQNVYLQQPPPPPPHAPNAPTPEMYQNNLSQYRITAAAGPPFGQNQQLSNNPNTVLISSSSNSLMSASVKPSSQPIGAIGTKAPHFQSPSAPQPNQLAYIPYDPNQVLGVSGSYMSNSQLVQRPGPNVQASNSYYSATSADVFPGSQTGFYQSGGATQQTGTHYGLQGFGQHSQSLATGSATPVGLQNYGPSFLSSSGLQIAAAAQQFRNPTGGLPGPGNAAPTFLSKHQPQEQPRQLKSPSGNQQDVLASVFSSTPQIPSPKSRNCKQQSSSQQPQPSPTQHHKYQQYQGVSQSALVSSYNNYVLQQNVRGMGMPPRAGIQPSQQRYPPPIQRPVVPFAPGPNPNNPTQQQPACMPTQQQQQAQINRHRPNLHQQQQQQRNMKMQQQYYSPQGNVKMDSNDKSDNHNDKNDGPSGTQPGSNKPNVNQQDSDNNKEEVNQQNE; translated from the exons ATGTCTACTCTGTCAGGGATTGTGTCGAAGGGGGAGAAAGGAAAATCCAAGTTTCAATCATTAGATATCAATAGCTTGTACCGG GGTGAATCTTTGGAGCCGCATCAGCAGAAAAATACATTACCGCGCAAACATGGAATGCAAAGTCTTGGAAAGGTGCCTTCGGCACGGCGTCCTCCGGCTAATTTGCCCAGTTTAAAAAGTGAAACTAGCAGCAGTGACCCGGCTGTCAGTCTTGTGCCAAGTGGAGGAAGTGGTTGGGCTACTACTAAGGATTCAACATCATCGACCACTACTACTACCACCACAGTAGCAACTTCATTAGATAACACTACT ACTGTCTCTTCAACAGCACAATGCGCAGCAGGGACCACTGTGTCAACATCCCTACACTCTTTACTGCCGACACAACAAAATGCATCACAACCTCCTTTTTTGGATCAGACAAACAACAAATCATCATGGAGTGCAATTATGAGCAGATCAGGAGACG GTACGCCCATTGTGGCAGCAGTGGTTGGTTACGCGGGGCTCGTGGGGGGCGCGAAAGGGGGAAGAGGTGCCCTTGGACTGAGTTTCCTCGCCCACCAGTCCCCGCAGTTCCAACACGAGTTTCCCAGTCTCAGTGGACAGCCGTCCGCCTCCGTCTCCACTCAGAGCCAGACTCAACAGTCCTCAACAACATCCAATGCAATCTCAGTCGCAGTCCATCAATCGTTACTACAGCAACAGCCGTATTCCCACAACCACTCAG GTGGGACGCCGGGGAACCAACAGCAATTGAATCGAGAATTAAATGCGCAGTATGGTCCAGGGCCGAGCCTGCGTCCACAGA CCGAAGGAAGTTGGATTCAAGGTGGAAGTCGTACGCCAGGTGGCGCAGTACCAGTAACATCAGCTGGTCCCGGAAATGGGAATACTCCGGCGGGCCAGGCCCTCCCTTTAAATATACCTGTTTCAGGAGGACACACCCAGGAGGGGCCCGGTGGAGGGCGGCAGAACTTGGGCCAATCGCCCAACATGGGCGCGGGCCCGGGAGGCCAGCATAATTCCGTAAATAATCAAGGTTCTGCGCCTTCTTCCGGTCCTCAAATTGGGCCAAATCTACATCACTATCGAGGTCTTATTCCTCCATTT atGTATAGATCAAATTTTCCTGGTGGATTTTCTTCGCAATTTGCACCAAATTCTGGATCCAACAACCCCCAACCTAGATTTAATCATCCTTTGGGTCGATTTCCACCTCCTCTACGTGAGCGCATAACTGAGGAAGAAATTCTGACTAGACCCATCATCAAAGAGGAAGATCTTTCGCGTATGGATGACATTTCCCGTGACGCAGGATGGGCTGCGCACGATGATATTGATTATAACCAAAAATTGGCCTTTAGCGACGACGAAGCTGAATCAGAATCACCGAAAAATGACgagaaaaaagatatcaaGGAGAAAAAAGGTGATGATAATGTAGACGAGAAGGAGAAACCTCGAGACCGAGACTCGAAGGAACTCCGTGATCCGCCGCATCGTCCTTGGACTCAACCTATGAATCGTGACTATCGTGGCTCAAACGGCGCAAGTGGTGCCTACGCCAGTCAATCGCAATTGCATTCTGTACATTCTTTAAGAG gTGTTGAGGATGACGAGACATGGAACGAACGACGTAGAATTAAAGTAGAGGTAGCATCCGTTGTCGAGCGTGCACGATTACGcaaggaggaagaggagaaacGCTTCCAAGAATCAACGAAACAAGCAGCGGCTAAGAAACTACAGGACTTGGAACAAAAGATGAAGGAAAAGCAGGCGAAACAAAAAGATGAGGAACGGGCGCAGTCTGGCGAACCCAAGAACTTGATCAGTGTGCCGCCTGTACCTCTTCCTATACCTGAatgggaaagagagaaggagaatcGAGAGCGAGAGAGTAGAGAACGATCTCGCACCTCGTCCGAAGGGAAAgatgagaaaattattgcgTGTGTACGCGATACTCGTGACAATAGAGAGGGCAGAGATCAAGGACTGACGGACTTTCGTCAAGGCGATCGCGATAGGCAGACTTTTTTACGACAACAAGACCCGGTTCGTAGCGAGCGCGAGAGGGAACGCGATCGTGATCGTGAACAAAGAGACTCAAGAGATCGCGAGCAACCAGCGTTCTCTCGACactttcaaaataacttgCCGCCAAGATTTCAAAAACAGCAGGCCGAGAGAAGCAATGCGAATTTCAACCGAATTTCACCAAATGCGGAAAGACCTGCTTCCCAGGCTGTTCCGTTTTCCCAACAATACGATCCCGGAAGATGGCTTCACAATTACAATTCATTGA CAGATAGCGGTATGAAGCAATCCATGCCGCAACGTCGTAATAGAACTGATTCGGATGCATCGGCACCATTGGATGATGAACGACCTCCGTCCCGAGATCATCGCGGTAACGCACCGCCATCGAGGGAAGATCGTTATCGACATTCTTCGCATCGGTCCTACGATAGCCGCAAACCAGGTGGTTATTATGATGAATACAGCCGTAATTTCAGAGACTACGAGTACGATGATAGGCATCCTCGTGATTCTTGGGAACGCGAAAGACATTTTGACGACAAAGAGCGAGACCCGAAGGAGAATTTGGACTCGAGAGATAATCGAGACAACCGAGATGTCCGTGACAATCGTGACAATCGAGACGGTCGCGATGTCAAAGATTCTCGTCCTACTAGTCGTGATGCTCGAGACTTAAGAGATGCGCGCGACAAAGACAAGAAAgattacgataattttttaaag gaTTCTTTCGATGAGCGAGAACGGGAACAAAGGGAGCGTTCTGAGAACCCTGAATGGCGTGAAGAACGCAACGTAGGTCAAGATAGACAGCTCGAAAGTCGTCGCGACGTGTCGAAGGAAGAACGCAATGAACGCCCGCAGAGACCGGACTCACGTGATAGTCGTACTTCCAGAGAATCGAAAACGTCTTTACGCGATGACGAACTGCACAAATTACGAGATTGCAGTTCCTGGGTAAACGAAGTATCAGATTACGAGGAGAAAAAACGAGAGTTGTATCACGAAGAGActagggaaagagaaagagatagagatagaagACAGCCTCCCGGTCCAGTCACTAAAGAGAAAATCGAAGCGGAtgaattgaaaaatgaaaaacgtaGTTTGACTCAACTGAAGAGAGGTAGTTCTGATCttcaagagaaaaaagaacagCCGAAGGATAGTGCTGTTGAGATGAAAAAGGATACGGATGTGTGGAACAGAAAAACGGAACGTACTCCGGAAAGCAGACAGATCGAGAGGGGTGATAATTCGCCGAAAGCGTGGGCTGACGCTATATCACCGACTTTTgagaaggaagaagagaaGATAGCAGAAGCTGCTAAAGATGGCAAAGAAAGCGATGAAATTAAACAGAGCTCGTTGGATAAGCCTGCtttagaaaaaagagaggaagcaCTTACCGAGGACGCTAAAGAGCAAGCTAAGgatgaaaaaagagaaaagagtaCGCGCAACAGAACAAGCAGTAGTGGCTCCAGAATCCGGGAATCCCGTGGTGGACGTCAGTGGGGAGGAACTTTCAGCGTCTATACTCGCGGTTGGCGTGGCCCGGAATCTAGAGGACGACGAGGTGGACCACGATCTACTGGTAAATCCGGGATGTCCGCCAAGAGCGGTTCATATGGGCACACTGATTCCGAGAATAGTGCTGACGAGATATCCGGCTCCACTGAGTCTGGAAAAGAGGATAAGCGATCGGCTCGTTCCCCGAAACCATCTCAGAAGGTCGAGAAGGAGGAGCGCAATCGCGAGGTGTCAAGACGAGAGGATAAGCGTAGTACCGAGTATTCTCAGACACGCAGCGAGAAAAGAACATATGATGGTAAGCCTAGCCATGAAGCTTTCGCGCCGTCAGGCGAACCGTCCCGTCGTGGCAGAGGTGGTTTCCGTATCCGAAATACGGCCACGGGCAATCGTATGGAAGGCTACGGACCACCATCCAGTAAGAGTCCGTTTTCGTCGGAACGTAATACAGATGAAAAGCATCAGCAAAATGCTGGACGGCAAAATCCACCGACCCCGACTCCAGAGAAAGATGCAAGTCTCTTGCAATCCACGCCAGTTGAGTCTACCGACGATAAGATAATCGCGAAGCAACAGGCACTTACAGCGGGTATCACAGGCAGACGCAATAAGTCTCCGAGTCAGCAAGCTCAACAACCTGCTAACAAGCAAGACGCAAACCATCCAACTCAAGTCTCCAACGTTTCGTCCCAAAAAGCGCAAATGCGAAAGGAAGAGTCCCGTTCCAAGAGAACTCGTAGTGGAAGTAGGAgg GGAAGAGATAACCGTGAAGCTCGTTCACGCGGCAGCAGTGGCAATGTATCAAAACAGCCACAGTCGGACGTAGGCAATGAAGATTGGGAAACTACATCAGAGAACAGCGAGGAACATATAGAGGATCACAAAGAGTCTCGTAACACACGCAATAAGCATTTTGGTGGACGAGCCATTCAATTAACGAGCCAAAATGCCGCTAATGTGCATTCCCGTAGAAACGAGCAGTTGGCAAATAGAGACCAACGTGAGAAAAATTCCAAGTCTTCCAATCCGGCGTCGCGAGCCCCGGGAGCAGAGAAACGAACTCTGCAGAATGCCGGATTTAGTGCTCAAAAGAATCATGCCGACAGTATACCGCCTCTAATGCAAAATGCGCAAATACAGAATGGAAGGTCGAGAAGTCAAAGCTCGACTAACAGTGGCGCGGTTGCAAATAAaccgagtaataaagatagcaTGGTTAATCGTATTGATGAGATCAAGTTAAGCGATCCAAATCTTGTTAATCAAGCGCTGAACGATCTCAATAAGAAGTCCCAGACGAAAGACAAAAAACTAGTGGATTCGGAAATCGAAACAAATAGCTGTACCGAGGACGCAACAAGTGTTACAGCGGAAGATAAAGTAGATGCTGACGGTTTTCAGGAAGTGCGTTCGAAGAAAAACGTGAAGGAATCTCGACATAATCAGAAGGAGGAAGTGAAGCCCGTTAAGAGAGACAAAGAAAAAGAGCGTGAACGCGATCGTTCGAAGTCAAAGTCGAATGGATCACAACAGGCTCTGCAGCAGGCACAAAATATACCTCCTCTACTTGGCCAGAATATCCCGCAGCCGGCGAACGTACCGCAGAAGCAGTACGACAATCGAAATACAAGAAATCCAAGACTCGCGCCACGATTCCAACGTCTAGTgaagcaacagcagcagcaaatGTGCGCGACCGACGCAAGCGATATGAGCAAGCTGAATAGCAACAACTACGCTAAAGACTCTACTAACAGTCCTGCTCCTCCACCAACGGTTAATGCTTGGGACAAACCTTTCACAAGCCAATTGCGTTCGAATTCTCCGTCTGCAGTCTCCACAGACATTCAACTGATGTCTGGTTTGATTCAAAATGATCATAGTCATGAAGGCAATGAGATTAATTCTGGACACAGCAGCCAACGAAATTCACCAAGTGGTGAGAAGACGGGGAAGAACCTGAAGGAAACTCTGACGGAAAAGAATGTGTCCGACGTGTCTTCACCTCCCGTACAGACCTTGATCTTCGAGAATACGAAATATACAAAGAATACAACTGGACCAACAGATCTGGCCGTAAAATCGAAGTTTTCGAATCACATGAAATCACAACAACGAGCCGAAAAGCGTGCGGAAATAGAAGAGGAAGGTAGCCAAATCCAGCAACATCAACAACCGACGCTCTCCGTTGCATTTTCCAATAAACCGAATGACTTAATCAAAGACAAAAATCAAGAACCTATTCAAATGCCTTTATCATTCAATAAAAACGAAGATAATTCCGACATGAAATTGGACTTTACTTTTGACTCTGATCTTTCGCAATTGACGGATGATAAGAGTAAAAGTTTAGGCATGGCACGCTCCATGCATATGACTGGTGGTCAGAGCACGATATCGCCGTCGACCGCGGAACTCAACCTTAAAATCGCGTCTGTAAAAAAAGTCTGGGAGAATGCACCACCAATGCCGACCGTAGTCGAGCATGAGGACGGTACCAGTGTGGTCAGTAGTGCGGCCAGCTTCCCGCAAGCGTTCGAAAGCGGCGACGTTGAGGACAGTTACAGCCCTCACCAACCCTCACCATACAATCAGAGCAATATAAAAAGCGAAATCACAACGTCTACAAATGTGTGCAAG CTGGTTCCCCCGCAGGTGAAGCCGCAGCAACAGTCTTCAGGGAGCAGTGGTACGCAACCAGGATCTACCGTACCTGGGCCAAGTCCCATTGGAGCTGGTCAGAGTCCCATCGGCCATCCTCCCGTTAGTCTTCAAGGTCCCTTAAGTCCACCTCCATTTAATTCTACAGGACAACCCTCGCATATTAATTATCAG GAATTTCCGCAGTATCCTGGTTCACAGGCAGCGCAATACGGTGGCATGTCGGCCATACCGTCGCCACCAGCTGTGCTGTTCAACACAGGTTCAGGACAATTACCAGCTCAAGCGGGCGGTTTATATGGAGCGTTTCAATTAGATCAGAGCCGATCACCGTTTACGCAGTACGCGCCGTACGCTCCGTCTCTTCAGAGCTCGTTTAGCCAACAAAATGTATACTTGCAGCAACCGCCACCACCTCCACCTCATGCGCCAAATGCTCCAACACCAGAGATGTATCAGAACAATTTATCTCAATACCGAATT ACTGCAGCAGCTGGTCCGCCATTTGGACAAAATCAACAGCTTAGTAATAATCCCAATACGGTACTAATCAGTTCGTCATCAAATTCTCTAATGTCCGCGAGCGTCAAGCCATCGTCTCAACCAATTGGAGCAATTGGAACTAAAGCTCCACATTTCCAGAGCCCATCTGCTCCTCAACCCAATCAG TTGGCTTATATACCATATGATCCAAATCAAGTGCTCGGTGTTAGCGGTAGTTACATGAGCAATTCACAATTAGTGCAGAGACCTGGTCCAAATGTGCAAGCATCCAACAGTTACTACAGCGCTACATCCGCtg atGTATTTCCTGGCTCGCAGACAGGCTTCTACCAATCCGGTGGTGCTACTCAACAAACTGGAACTCATTATGGTCTGCAAGGATTTGGCCAACACAGTCAAAGTCTGGCAACGGGTAGCGCAACTCCTGTTGGTCTACAAAATTATGGCCCTAGCTTTCTATCCAGTTCAGGATTGCAAATTGCTGCAGCAGCTCAACAATTTCGTAATCCCACTGGTGGTCTGCCAGGACCAGGAAATGCAGCACCCACATTTCTTAGTAAGCATCAACCGCAGGAGCAACCCAGACAGTTAAAGAGTCCATCGGGAAATCAACAGGATGTACTTGCATCGGTCTTTAGTTCAA ctCCACAAATACCGTCGCCTAAATCAAGAAATTGCAAACAGCAATCTTCGTCACAACAACCACAGCCAAGTCCTACACAACATCACAAGTATCAACAATATCAGGGCGTTAGTCAGTCTGCTCTGGTAAGCAGCTACAATAACTAC GTTTTACAACAGAATGTACGTGGAATGGGTATGCCGCCTCGTGCTGGTATCCAACCGTCGCAACAGCGTTATCCACCCCCGATACAACGTCCTGTAGTACCATTTGCACCAGGCCCAAACCCAAATAATCCCACGCAACAACAGCCTGCTTGTATGCCAAcacagcaacagcagcaagCTCAAATTAATCGTCACAGACCGAATTTACAccagcaacaacagcaacaacgTAACATGAAGATGCAACAGCAATATTATTCACCACAAG ggAACGTTAAAATGGATTCCAATGATAAATCTGATAACCACAATGACAAGAATGATGGTCCGTCTGGAACACAACCTGGGAGCAACAAGCCCAACGTAAATCAACAAGATAGTGATAACAATAAGGAAGAAGTGAACCAACAAAACGAGTga